From Methylopila sp. M107, a single genomic window includes:
- a CDS encoding MoxR family ATPase, giving the protein MSHAEGATDLDAAVVRGAEAIGAHVASARAAIGEIIFGQDKVVDHALLTVLCGGHALLVGVPGLAKTKLVDTMGTVLGLDARRVQFTPDLMPSDILGSEVLEEDAHGRRSFRFVRGPVFAQLLMADEINRASPRTQSALLQAMQEYHVTVAGQRHDLPRPFHVLATQNPLEQEGTYPLPEAQLDRFLLQIDVDYPDREAERRILLATTGADEAKPRQALSSDDLLSAQRLVRRLPVGESVVEAILDLVRAARPETAEKGFAEKIAWGPGPRASQSLMLAVRARALLDGRFAPSIDDVAALAEPILKHRMALTFAARSSGDTLSGVVAKLVERLG; this is encoded by the coding sequence ATGAGCCATGCCGAAGGCGCGACCGATCTCGACGCCGCCGTCGTCCGCGGGGCGGAAGCGATCGGGGCCCATGTCGCCTCGGCGCGGGCCGCGATCGGCGAAATCATCTTCGGGCAGGACAAGGTCGTCGACCACGCGCTGCTGACCGTGCTCTGCGGCGGCCATGCGCTGCTGGTCGGCGTGCCGGGCCTCGCCAAGACCAAGCTGGTCGACACGATGGGCACCGTGCTCGGCCTCGACGCCCGGCGCGTGCAGTTCACGCCGGACCTGATGCCCTCCGACATCCTCGGCTCCGAAGTGCTAGAGGAGGACGCCCACGGGCGGCGCTCGTTCCGCTTCGTGCGCGGCCCGGTGTTCGCGCAGCTGCTGATGGCGGACGAGATCAACCGCGCCAGCCCCCGCACCCAGTCGGCGCTGCTGCAGGCGATGCAGGAGTATCACGTCACGGTCGCGGGCCAACGCCACGACCTGCCGCGCCCGTTCCACGTGCTCGCCACGCAAAATCCGCTGGAGCAGGAGGGCACCTATCCGCTGCCCGAAGCGCAGCTCGACCGGTTCCTCCTCCAGATCGACGTCGACTATCCGGATCGCGAGGCCGAGCGCCGCATCCTGCTCGCCACCACCGGGGCGGACGAGGCGAAGCCCCGCCAGGCGCTTTCTTCCGACGACCTCCTGTCCGCGCAGCGGCTCGTCCGCCGGCTGCCGGTCGGCGAGAGCGTGGTGGAGGCGATTCTCGATCTCGTCCGCGCCGCGCGGCCGGAAACCGCCGAGAAGGGCTTCGCGGAGAAGATCGCCTGGGGCCCCGGCCCGCGCGCCAGCCAGTCGCTGATGCTCGCGGTGCGCGCCCGCGCGCTGCTCGACGGGCGATTCGCGCCCTCGATCGACGACGTCGCGGCGCTGGCCGAGCCGATCCTGAAGCACCGCATGGCGCTGACCTTCGCGGCGCGCTCCTCCGGCGACACGCTGTCGGGCGTGGTCGCAAAACTCGTCGAACGGCTCGGCTGA
- a CDS encoding DUF58 domain-containing protein, whose translation MAVRAGLIEGDEARIGPRHEEAALGLASALPRLLVAARRASATVVHGLHGRRRSGVGENFWQFRRFTDGDATTRIDWRKSARDEHVYIREQEWEAAHTVWLWIDRSRSMNFKSSLSETSKLERAVVLGLALADVLVRGGERVGLLGLTRPTASRLALDKLAQALAFAGEDSSHLPSASAPIARLAEAVLIGDLLAPEEEIAAAVSNLAGRGGRGHMVMIVDPVEETFPFTGRTEFLDPDAALKLVAGRAEDWRAGYEERLARHRASLAEIARRHGWSFIIHRTDRPATEPLLALHARLGEADR comes from the coding sequence ATGGCGGTTCGCGCCGGGCTGATCGAAGGCGACGAGGCGCGGATTGGTCCGCGCCACGAGGAGGCCGCGCTCGGCCTCGCCTCCGCGCTGCCGCGCCTGCTGGTCGCCGCCCGCCGCGCTTCCGCCACTGTCGTCCACGGCCTGCATGGGCGCCGTCGCTCCGGCGTCGGCGAGAATTTCTGGCAGTTCCGCCGTTTCACCGACGGCGACGCCACGACTCGGATCGACTGGCGCAAATCCGCCCGCGACGAGCACGTCTATATCCGCGAGCAGGAATGGGAGGCGGCCCACACCGTCTGGCTCTGGATCGACCGCTCCCGATCCATGAACTTCAAATCGAGCCTGTCCGAGACGTCGAAACTCGAGCGCGCCGTCGTGCTGGGCCTTGCGCTCGCCGACGTGCTGGTGCGCGGCGGCGAGCGTGTCGGCCTGCTGGGTCTCACGCGCCCGACAGCGAGCCGGCTCGCGCTCGACAAGCTCGCCCAGGCGCTCGCCTTCGCGGGCGAGGATTCGAGCCACCTGCCCTCCGCCTCGGCCCCGATCGCGCGGCTCGCGGAGGCCGTGCTGATCGGCGACCTGCTGGCTCCGGAAGAGGAGATCGCGGCCGCGGTCTCGAACCTCGCGGGACGCGGCGGGCGCGGGCACATGGTGATGATCGTCGACCCGGTGGAGGAGACGTTTCCGTTCACTGGCCGCACCGAGTTCCTCGACCCCGACGCCGCGCTGAAGCTGGTCGCGGGCCGTGCGGAGGACTGGCGCGCCGGCTATGAGGAGCGGCTCGCCCGGCACCGCGCGAGCCTCGCCGAGATCGCGCGCCGCCACGGCTGGAGCTTTATCATCCACCGCACCGACCGCCCCGCGACCGAACCGCTGCTCGCGCTCCACGCCCGGCTCGGCGAGGCCGACCGATGA
- a CDS encoding DUF4159 domain-containing protein: MSFLPLAFLSPWMLGALIVLPGIWLLLRLTPPRPKRVDFPPLRLLLDVVAKRETPVKTPWWLLLLRLALAALLIFALAKPIWNPPPAATSGGGPLLVVIDNGWASAPDWADRVAAAEGAILSAGDAGRPIALVASSEPPRELSLATSDAAIERLRVLSPEPFAPDRKPLLAPVEAFLKANPDADALWISDGLASGEARAFAEGLRAALGGRQLALRINPTGSARALSGAENTPGALTVKALRAEAAGAEPIRVRASDLRGRPLAEIDAAFALGARDATASFDMPVELRNDVARLEIVGAKTAGAVQLLDQRSKRRSIGLVSGATADVAQPLLSPTYYVARALKPFADVREAAGQGVAQAVDQFIADKLPAIVLADVGALPRETQDKLATWVRGGGVLIRFAGPRLAAAPQDELSPVRLRQGGRILGGALAWETPQPLSSYSAEGPFAPLTPPKDVTVTRQVLAEPDADLPEKVWATLGDGTPLVTAARREKGLSVLFHVTADSRWSNLPLSGSFVDMLRRVMDLAGSNPAAAADAGKAEAGKTEAAKGEAAQAPSGRPATLPPTRTLDGFGAFRSPPATARPAPADGRPSATPDNPPGFYGPPDSGIAINLLAPNAALARLDLSGVDASVGPVVAPEPTPVAPWLYVLAALFAILDSLVVFLMAGGAALLGRRPRAAALAVLGVGLGAALMALPAPAMAQSAPDKKAPYDERFALEATLSTRLAYVVTGDFEVDRISKAGLEGLTQTLAERTALEPGTPMAVDPAKDELSFFPLLYWPVVDSAPTPSPETLQRIDAYMKQGGSILFDTRDALTAGGGAENPALRRMLEGLDVPALEKAPRDHVLTKAFYLLDDFPGRYAGAPLWVESLPPAEEGEDRPARAGDGVSPVLITSADLAGAWAVGSDGSPLFPTSSDERQREMAYRVGVNIVMYTLTGNYKADQVHVPALLERLGQ, from the coding sequence ATGAGCTTTCTGCCGCTCGCATTCCTGAGCCCCTGGATGCTCGGCGCGCTGATCGTGCTGCCGGGGATCTGGCTGCTGCTGCGCCTCACGCCGCCCCGGCCGAAACGCGTCGACTTCCCGCCGCTCCGCCTGCTGCTGGACGTGGTGGCGAAGCGCGAGACGCCGGTGAAGACGCCGTGGTGGCTGCTGCTGCTGCGGCTTGCGCTCGCCGCGTTGCTGATCTTCGCGCTGGCGAAACCGATCTGGAATCCGCCGCCGGCGGCGACTTCCGGCGGCGGTCCTCTGCTGGTCGTGATCGACAATGGCTGGGCCTCCGCGCCCGACTGGGCGGACCGGGTGGCCGCCGCCGAAGGCGCGATCCTGTCGGCCGGCGACGCCGGCCGGCCGATCGCGCTGGTCGCGAGTTCCGAACCGCCGCGCGAGTTGAGCCTCGCGACCTCCGACGCCGCGATCGAGCGGCTGCGGGTGCTGTCGCCCGAACCTTTCGCGCCGGACCGGAAGCCGCTGCTTGCGCCCGTCGAGGCGTTTCTCAAGGCGAACCCGGACGCCGACGCGCTGTGGATTTCGGACGGCCTGGCGTCCGGCGAGGCCCGCGCCTTCGCCGAAGGTCTTCGCGCCGCGCTCGGCGGTCGCCAGCTGGCGCTGCGGATCAACCCGACCGGCTCCGCCCGCGCGCTCAGCGGCGCGGAAAACACGCCAGGCGCCCTCACCGTCAAGGCGCTGCGTGCCGAAGCGGCCGGGGCGGAGCCGATCCGGGTTCGCGCCTCGGACCTGCGCGGGCGGCCGCTCGCCGAGATCGACGCCGCCTTCGCGCTCGGCGCCCGCGACGCGACCGCTTCGTTCGACATGCCGGTGGAGCTGCGCAACGACGTCGCGCGGCTCGAGATCGTCGGCGCCAAGACGGCGGGCGCCGTGCAGCTGCTCGACCAGCGCTCGAAGCGGCGTTCGATCGGGCTGGTCTCCGGCGCGACCGCCGATGTCGCCCAGCCGCTGCTGTCGCCGACCTATTACGTGGCCCGGGCCCTGAAACCGTTCGCGGACGTGCGCGAGGCCGCGGGCCAGGGCGTGGCGCAGGCCGTCGACCAGTTCATCGCCGACAAGCTGCCCGCGATCGTGCTGGCCGATGTCGGCGCGCTGCCGCGCGAGACGCAGGACAAGTTGGCTACGTGGGTCCGCGGCGGCGGCGTGCTGATCCGCTTCGCGGGGCCGAGGCTCGCGGCGGCGCCCCAGGACGAGCTGTCTCCGGTGAGGCTCCGCCAGGGCGGCCGCATCCTCGGCGGCGCGCTGGCCTGGGAGACGCCGCAGCCGCTGTCGAGCTATTCGGCGGAAGGCCCGTTCGCGCCGCTCACCCCGCCGAAGGACGTCACCGTGACGCGTCAGGTGCTGGCCGAGCCCGACGCCGACCTGCCCGAAAAGGTCTGGGCGACGCTCGGCGACGGCACGCCGCTCGTCACCGCGGCGAGGCGCGAAAAGGGGCTGTCCGTGCTGTTCCATGTGACAGCGGATTCCCGCTGGTCGAACCTTCCGCTGTCCGGTTCGTTCGTCGACATGCTCCGACGCGTGATGGACCTCGCCGGCTCGAACCCGGCCGCAGCCGCCGACGCCGGCAAGGCCGAGGCCGGCAAGACCGAGGCCGCGAAGGGCGAGGCCGCGCAGGCGCCGTCCGGGCGGCCCGCGACGCTTCCCCCCACCCGCACGCTCGACGGGTTCGGCGCGTTCCGCAGCCCGCCCGCGACCGCGCGGCCCGCGCCCGCCGACGGGCGGCCCTCCGCGACGCCGGACAACCCGCCCGGCTTCTACGGCCCGCCCGACAGCGGGATCGCGATCAACCTGCTGGCCCCGAACGCAGCGCTCGCGCGGCTCGACCTCTCCGGCGTGGACGCATCGGTCGGTCCGGTCGTCGCGCCGGAGCCGACGCCGGTCGCGCCCTGGCTCTACGTGCTGGCGGCGCTGTTCGCGATCCTCGACAGTCTTGTCGTGTTCCTGATGGCCGGCGGCGCCGCGCTGCTCGGCCGGCGCCCCCGCGCGGCGGCGCTCGCGGTTCTGGGCGTCGGTCTGGGCGCCGCCCTGATGGCGCTCCCGGCGCCCGCAATGGCGCAGAGCGCGCCGGACAAGAAGGCGCCCTATGACGAGCGTTTCGCGCTGGAAGCGACGCTGTCGACGCGGCTCGCCTACGTCGTGACGGGCGATTTCGAGGTCGACCGCATCTCCAAGGCCGGCCTCGAGGGCCTGACCCAGACGCTCGCCGAGCGCACCGCGCTCGAGCCCGGAACGCCGATGGCGGTCGATCCCGCGAAGGACGAGCTCTCCTTCTTCCCCCTGCTCTACTGGCCCGTGGTCGACAGCGCGCCGACGCCGAGCCCCGAGACCCTGCAGCGCATCGACGCCTATATGAAGCAGGGCGGCAGCATCCTGTTCGACACGCGCGACGCGCTCACCGCCGGCGGCGGAGCCGAGAACCCGGCGCTCCGGCGCATGCTGGAGGGGCTCGACGTGCCCGCGCTCGAAAAGGCGCCGCGCGACCACGTGCTGACCAAGGCGTTCTACCTGCTCGACGATTTTCCGGGCCGCTACGCCGGCGCGCCGCTCTGGGTGGAGTCGCTTCCCCCCGCCGAAGAGGGCGAGGACCGCCCGGCGCGGGCCGGCGACGGCGTCTCTCCCGTGCTGATCACCTCGGCCGACCTCGCCGGCGCCTGGGCGGTCGGCTCCGACGGATCGCCGCTGTTCCCGACATCCTCCGACGAGCGCCAGCGCGAGATGGCCTACCGGGTCGGCGTCAACATCGTGATGTACACGCTCACCGGCAACTACAAGGCCGATCAGGTCCATGTGCCGGCATTGCTCGAAAGGCTCGGGCAATGA
- a CDS encoding MarC family NAAT transporter: MSITAWFLAASQAFLLAGSALFSIINPLSGALIFTQVTAERTHAERVVLARKIAVYAEAVMLVSLWLGSYVLAFFGVSLPALRIAGGLVVAINGWRLLMAPEHHEERKQTEADQAKDIPEDVAFFPLTMPLTTGPGTIAVAIALGAARPSEGAALSAFAVGVSLAAVANAVAIWLAYSWADWIANLLGPGGVRVIGRLAAFLLLCVGVQITLSGVLDALHAGGIGVPR; this comes from the coding sequence ATGTCCATAACCGCCTGGTTTCTCGCGGCCTCGCAGGCCTTCCTGCTGGCGGGCTCGGCGCTGTTTTCGATCATCAACCCGCTGTCCGGCGCGCTGATCTTCACGCAGGTCACCGCCGAGCGGACGCATGCCGAGCGCGTCGTGCTGGCGCGCAAGATCGCGGTCTACGCCGAAGCCGTGATGCTCGTCTCGCTCTGGCTCGGCTCCTATGTGCTGGCCTTCTTCGGCGTCTCGCTGCCGGCGCTGAGAATCGCGGGCGGGCTCGTGGTCGCGATCAATGGCTGGCGGCTGCTGATGGCGCCCGAGCATCACGAGGAGCGCAAGCAGACCGAGGCCGATCAGGCCAAGGACATCCCCGAGGACGTCGCCTTCTTCCCGCTCACCATGCCGTTGACGACCGGCCCGGGGACGATTGCGGTCGCGATCGCGCTCGGCGCGGCGCGGCCCTCGGAAGGCGCGGCGCTCTCGGCCTTCGCGGTCGGCGTCTCGCTCGCGGCGGTCGCGAATGCGGTGGCGATCTGGCTCGCCTACAGCTGGGCCGACTGGATCGCGAACCTGCTCGGCCCCGGCGGCGTGCGCGTCATCGGCCGGCTCGCGGCCTTCCTGCTGCTCTGCGTCGGGGTGCAGATCACGCTGAGCGGCGTGCTCGACGCGCTGCACGCGGGCGGCATCGGGGTGCCGCGGTGA
- a CDS encoding ABC transporter ATP-binding protein produces MSEPFQLNYTSRPSSPFLRVLRFVLAHWARQPARVALVAGAMTLATLSDVIIPLYAGRLVDAFALADRDAALTAALHALGAIVALGVSMAVFRHVAFVAIVAMTQKVMREVAAEAFARVQRFSTDWHANSFAGSTVRKITRGIWSIDQFNDLLLASLLSSLLVLIGATVVLGAYWPAMGAIAAVGSLAYVGATVVAALKWIAPAARLSNAWDTRMGGALADAVTCNAVVKSFGAETREEALLERTIGKWSRRTTRTWMRAVWTITFQNAAIALLRAAVLGAAVWLWWKQQASPGDAAFVLVMFGVIHGYLKDVGMHVSDLQRAVNDLQELVELHDEAIGVADRDDAAPLGVDKGRIAFEDVAFHYGGHPTPLYSDFSVEIAGGERVGLVGRSGSGKTTFVKLIQRLYDVTGGRVTIDGQDVGHATQASLRASIATVAQEPILFHRSLAENIAYARPSASMAEIERAAGLANAHGFITGLPKGYATMVGERGVKLSGGERQRVAIARAFLADAPILILDEATSSLDSESEGLIQEAIERLMVGRTTIVIAHRLSTVRAMDRILVFEKGRIVEQGAHADLLKREDGAYRKLFERQASEIAKGLAA; encoded by the coding sequence ATGTCCGAGCCGTTTCAGTTGAACTACACATCTCGCCCGTCCAGCCCGTTCCTGCGCGTGCTGCGCTTCGTCCTCGCGCATTGGGCGCGGCAGCCCGCGCGGGTCGCCCTCGTCGCCGGCGCGATGACGCTCGCGACGCTCTCCGACGTGATCATCCCGCTTTATGCGGGTCGCCTCGTCGACGCCTTCGCGCTCGCCGACCGGGACGCCGCGCTGACCGCGGCGCTCCATGCGCTCGGCGCGATCGTGGCGCTCGGCGTCTCCATGGCCGTGTTCCGCCACGTCGCCTTCGTCGCGATCGTCGCGATGACCCAGAAGGTCATGCGCGAGGTCGCCGCAGAGGCCTTCGCGCGGGTGCAGCGGTTTTCCACCGACTGGCACGCGAACAGCTTTGCGGGCTCGACGGTTCGCAAGATCACGCGCGGGATCTGGTCCATCGACCAGTTCAACGACCTGCTGCTCGCCTCGCTGCTGTCCTCGCTGCTCGTGCTGATCGGCGCGACGGTGGTGCTCGGCGCCTATTGGCCCGCGATGGGCGCCATCGCGGCCGTCGGTTCGCTCGCTTATGTGGGCGCGACCGTCGTCGCGGCGCTCAAGTGGATCGCGCCGGCGGCGCGGCTGTCCAACGCCTGGGACACGCGGATGGGCGGCGCGCTCGCGGACGCCGTGACGTGCAACGCGGTGGTGAAGTCCTTCGGAGCCGAGACGCGCGAGGAGGCGCTGCTCGAGCGCACCATCGGCAAGTGGAGCAGGCGCACGACCCGCACCTGGATGCGCGCGGTCTGGACCATCACGTTCCAGAACGCCGCGATCGCGCTTCTGCGCGCGGCGGTGCTGGGCGCGGCCGTCTGGCTCTGGTGGAAGCAGCAGGCGAGCCCCGGCGACGCGGCCTTCGTGCTGGTGATGTTCGGCGTCATCCACGGCTACCTGAAGGACGTCGGCATGCATGTCTCCGACCTGCAGCGCGCCGTGAACGACCTGCAGGAGCTCGTCGAGCTGCACGACGAGGCGATCGGCGTCGCCGACCGGGACGACGCTGCGCCGCTTGGCGTCGACAAGGGCCGCATCGCCTTCGAGGACGTCGCCTTCCACTATGGCGGCCACCCGACGCCGCTCTACAGCGACTTTTCGGTCGAGATTGCGGGCGGAGAGCGTGTCGGGCTCGTCGGGCGGTCGGGCTCGGGCAAGACGACCTTCGTCAAGCTGATCCAGCGGCTCTACGACGTGACGGGCGGCCGCGTGACGATCGACGGGCAGGACGTCGGCCACGCGACGCAGGCGAGCCTTCGCGCGAGCATCGCGACGGTGGCGCAGGAGCCGATCCTGTTCCATCGCTCGCTCGCCGAGAACATCGCCTATGCCCGGCCGTCCGCGAGCATGGCGGAGATCGAGCGCGCCGCGGGCCTCGCCAACGCCCACGGCTTCATCACGGGCCTGCCCAAGGGCTACGCCACGATGGTCGGCGAGCGCGGCGTAAAGCTCTCCGGCGGCGAGCGCCAGCGGGTCGCGATCGCGCGCGCCTTTCTGGCCGACGCGCCGATCCTGATCCTCGACGAGGCGACGTCGAGCCTCGATTCGGAATCGGAGGGGCTGATCCAGGAGGCGATCGAGCGGCTGATGGTCGGCCGCACCACGATCGTCATCGCGCACCGGCTGTCGACGGTGCGCGCGATGGACCGCATCCTGGTGTTCGAAAAGGGCCGCATCGTCGAGCAGGGGGCGCATGCCGACCTGCTGAAGCGCGAGGACGGCGCCTACCGGAAGCTGTTCGAGCGCCAGGCGAGCGAGATCGCCAAGGGCCTCGCGGCGTGA
- a CDS encoding DUF465 domain-containing protein, with the protein MSIESHLAELEKKHKAIEREIEDELLHPASDEVRVASLKRKKLRIKDEIVRLAPPSQTLH; encoded by the coding sequence ATGTCTATCGAGTCCCATCTTGCCGAGCTTGAGAAGAAGCACAAAGCCATCGAGCGTGAAATCGAAGATGAGCTTCTGCATCCTGCCTCGGACGAAGTGAGGGTTGCGTCGCTTAAACGCAAGAAGCTTCGAATAAAGGACGAGATCGTGCGTCTCGCGCCCCCCAGCCAGACGCTGCACTAG
- a CDS encoding DUF465 domain-containing protein: MAGGEDEGRTDEVAARDELARLREEHRDLDHAIEALQRIGAGDLLQIQRFKKRKLGLKDRISFLEDQLTPDIIA; the protein is encoded by the coding sequence ATGGCGGGCGGTGAGGACGAGGGGCGGACCGACGAGGTCGCCGCGCGCGACGAGCTTGCGAGGCTCCGCGAAGAGCATCGCGATCTCGACCACGCCATCGAGGCGCTGCAGCGCATCGGCGCGGGCGACCTGCTGCAGATCCAGCGCTTCAAGAAGCGCAAGCTCGGCCTGAAGGACCGGATATCCTTCCTCGAGGACCAGCTGACGCCCGACATCATCGCGTGA
- the purE gene encoding 5-(carboxyamino)imidazole ribonucleotide mutase has product MAADLRADAPSVSPRVAIVMGSQSDWATMTHAAETLEKLGVAHEARIVSAHRTPDRLVAFAKGAKAEGFKVVIAGAGGAAHLPGMIAAMTPLPVFGVPVQSHTLSGLDSLLSIVQMPAGVPVGTLAIGRAGAVNAALLAAAVVALSDEALAERLDAWRAAQTESVAEIPAHGA; this is encoded by the coding sequence ATGGCCGCGGACCTCCGCGCCGACGCACCCTCTGTTTCTCCGCGCGTCGCGATCGTCATGGGCAGCCAGTCCGACTGGGCGACCATGACCCATGCGGCCGAAACGCTCGAGAAGCTCGGCGTCGCCCATGAGGCGCGCATCGTCTCGGCGCATCGCACGCCCGACCGGCTGGTCGCCTTCGCGAAGGGGGCCAAGGCCGAGGGCTTCAAGGTGGTGATCGCTGGCGCCGGCGGCGCGGCGCATCTGCCGGGCATGATCGCGGCGATGACGCCGCTCCCCGTCTTCGGCGTGCCGGTCCAGTCGCACACGCTGTCCGGCCTCGACAGCCTGCTGTCGATCGTCCAGATGCCGGCGGGCGTCCCGGTCGGCACGCTCGCGATCGGCCGCGCGGGCGCCGTCAACGCCGCGCTGCTCGCGGCCGCCGTCGTCGCGCTTTCGGATGAGGCGCTCGCCGAGCGGCTCGACGCCTGGCGCGCCGCCCAGACGGAAAGCGTCGCCGAAATCCCCGCACACGGAGCCTGA
- a CDS encoding 5-(carboxyamino)imidazole ribonucleotide synthase: MATKPLAPGAVIGILGGGQLGRMIALAAAPLGLKTHVYCPDPDSPAFEVATAHTVAAYEDEAALAAFRDKVDVVTYEFENVPAATAKAVSAKTPLFPDARALETTQDRLTEKTFLRKLGLPVPDFAAVDDRDGLAAALAAIGRPAVLKTRRFGYDGKGQILIREGLAVDQALAAMGGQPAILEAFVPFRAECSVIAARGRSGEFRAYDVVENRHENHILRSSHVPAAIRRETASAAFEIAKKIADALNYVGVLGVELFVVDGPAGERVLVNEIAPRVHNSGHWTIEGAATSQFEQHVRAIAGWPLGSTKARGEVTMTNLLGAEANRWREALAENGASLHLYGKGDPKPGRKMGHVTRVKTAG, encoded by the coding sequence ATGGCGACAAAACCCCTCGCGCCCGGCGCCGTGATCGGCATTCTGGGCGGCGGCCAGCTCGGCCGCATGATCGCGCTCGCGGCGGCCCCGCTCGGGCTGAAGACGCATGTCTACTGCCCCGATCCCGACAGCCCCGCCTTCGAGGTGGCGACCGCCCACACGGTCGCGGCCTACGAGGACGAGGCGGCGCTCGCCGCCTTCCGCGACAAGGTCGACGTCGTCACCTACGAGTTCGAGAACGTGCCGGCCGCGACCGCGAAGGCTGTTTCGGCGAAGACGCCGCTGTTCCCGGACGCCCGCGCGCTCGAGACCACGCAGGACCGGCTGACCGAGAAGACCTTCCTGCGCAAGCTCGGTCTTCCGGTTCCGGACTTCGCCGCCGTCGACGACCGCGACGGTCTGGCGGCCGCGCTCGCCGCCATCGGCCGGCCGGCGGTGCTGAAGACGCGCCGCTTCGGCTATGACGGCAAGGGCCAGATCCTGATCCGAGAAGGGCTCGCGGTCGATCAGGCGCTCGCCGCCATGGGCGGGCAGCCGGCGATTCTCGAGGCTTTCGTGCCGTTCCGCGCCGAATGCTCGGTGATCGCGGCGCGCGGGCGTTCGGGCGAGTTCCGCGCCTATGACGTCGTCGAGAACCGGCACGAGAACCACATCCTGCGCTCATCCCACGTGCCCGCCGCGATCCGGCGCGAGACGGCGTCCGCCGCCTTCGAGATCGCCAAGAAGATCGCCGACGCGCTTAACTACGTCGGCGTGCTCGGCGTCGAACTGTTCGTGGTCGACGGGCCGGCGGGCGAGCGCGTGCTTGTCAACGAGATCGCGCCGCGGGTGCACAATTCCGGCCACTGGACGATCGAGGGCGCGGCGACCAGTCAGTTCGAGCAGCATGTCCGCGCGATCGCCGGCTGGCCGCTCGGCTCCACCAAGGCGCGCGGCGAGGTGACGATGACGAACCTGCTGGGCGCCGAGGCCAACCGCTGGCGCGAGGCGCTCGCCGAAAACGGCGCCTCGCTGCACCTCTACGGCAAGGGCGACCCGAAGCCCGGCCGCAAGATGGGGCACGTCACGCGGGTGAAGACGGCGGGGTAG
- the rpsU gene encoding 30S ribosomal protein S21, which produces MQVLVRDNNVDQALKALKKKMQREGIFREMKLRGHYEKPSEKRARESAEAVRRARKLARKRLQREGLLPQKKK; this is translated from the coding sequence GTGCAGGTTCTCGTTCGCGACAACAATGTCGACCAGGCCCTCAAGGCCCTCAAGAAGAAGATGCAGCGCGAAGGCATCTTCCGTGAAATGAAGCTCCGCGGACATTACGAGAAGCCCTCCGAGAAGCGCGCCCGCGAGAGCGCCGAGGCCGTCCGCCGCGCCCGCAAGCTCGCCCGCAAGCGCCTGCAGCGCGAAGGCCTGCTCCCTCAGAAGAAGAAGTGA
- a CDS encoding tetratricopeptide repeat protein: MARPAGMIAVWRPGVVLAAALALAGCDTMGSGSRDVDPDVYAARTSDLSSLSQVVNSNPNDPEALNMRGSAYARLGQYDNAIGDFNRAVQINGSFAKAYANRALAYRSKGDNGAALADYNRAIEADGNYGSAYVGRGNLYRMTGRTDSALADFDRAIQVDPNNAQAWHNRGLIHQSQGRQEDAIDDFTKATAISVTQAEPYIGRANSYLAQGDYAAAIDDFNTARTLAPKNVDAWLGRAQAFEKRNELQNARASYAQVLNIDARNKQAQEGFSRVGGQRGTAYTEN, encoded by the coding sequence ATGGCTCGTCCGGCGGGCATGATCGCGGTTTGGCGCCCAGGCGTTGTTCTGGCCGCCGCGCTTGCGCTCGCAGGCTGCGACACGATGGGCTCGGGCTCGCGCGACGTCGACCCGGACGTCTACGCCGCCCGCACCTCGGACCTCTCCTCGCTCTCCCAGGTGGTGAACAGCAACCCGAACGACCCGGAAGCGCTCAACATGCGCGGCTCGGCCTATGCGCGGCTCGGCCAGTACGACAACGCGATCGGCGATTTCAACCGCGCGGTCCAGATCAACGGCTCGTTCGCCAAGGCCTACGCCAACCGGGCGCTGGCCTACCGCTCGAAGGGCGACAACGGCGCGGCGCTCGCCGACTACAACCGGGCGATCGAGGCCGACGGCAATTACGGCTCGGCCTATGTGGGCCGCGGCAACCTCTACCGCATGACCGGCCGCACCGATTCCGCGCTCGCCGATTTCGACCGCGCCATCCAGGTCGACCCGAACAATGCGCAGGCCTGGCACAATCGCGGACTGATCCATCAGAGCCAAGGCCGCCAGGAAGACGCGATCGACGACTTCACCAAGGCGACCGCGATCTCGGTGACGCAGGCGGAACCCTATATCGGCCGCGCCAACAGCTATCTCGCGCAGGGCGACTACGCGGCCGCGATCGACGACTTCAACACCGCCCGCACGCTCGCGCCGAAGAACGTCGACGCATGGCTCGGCCGCGCGCAGGCCTTCGAGAAGCGCAACGAGCTGCAGAACGCCCGCGCGAGCTACGCGCAGGTGTTGAACATCGACGCTCGCAACAAGCAGGCCCAGGAGGGCTTTTCGCGCGTCGGCGGGCAGCGCGGTACGGCGTATACGGAGAACTGA